In one Kitasatospora cineracea genomic region, the following are encoded:
- a CDS encoding TIGR02452 family protein, whose product MSSRQKAVAAQNEQIADQGEYRSPGGAVVRIAEELAAARAGTVSYPPDAEFGPGPGPLAAGAAEVTGEGSMQAARRLVADGGRGVAVLNFASARNPGGGYLRGAKAQEEDVCRSALLYRCLIEAPDYYEAHRASTDLRYSHRVIWSPDVPVLRDDRGELLERTHRVGFLTSPAPNAGQLALRSPGRPLDLGPVLAERARRVLAVAARHGARDLVLGAWGCGVFRNDPAEVAAAFGQALDEWGGAFDRVVFAVWDRSEPSANRTAFAARFGS is encoded by the coding sequence ATGAGCAGTAGGCAGAAGGCCGTGGCCGCGCAGAACGAGCAGATCGCCGACCAGGGCGAGTACCGGAGCCCGGGCGGGGCGGTGGTGCGGATCGCCGAGGAGCTGGCCGCGGCCCGGGCCGGGACGGTCTCGTACCCGCCGGACGCGGAGTTCGGGCCCGGCCCGGGCCCGCTGGCCGCCGGGGCGGCCGAGGTGACCGGCGAGGGCAGCATGCAGGCGGCCCGGCGGCTGGTCGCCGACGGCGGGCGGGGCGTCGCGGTGCTCAACTTCGCGTCCGCGCGCAACCCCGGCGGCGGCTACCTGCGCGGGGCGAAGGCCCAGGAGGAGGACGTCTGCCGCTCCGCGCTGCTGTACCGCTGCCTGATCGAGGCCCCCGACTACTACGAGGCGCACCGGGCCTCCACCGACCTGCGCTACAGCCACCGGGTGATCTGGTCGCCGGACGTGCCGGTGCTCCGGGACGACCGGGGCGAACTGCTCGAACGCACCCACCGGGTCGGCTTCCTCACCTCGCCCGCACCCAACGCGGGCCAGCTGGCGCTGCGTTCGCCCGGCCGTCCGCTCGACCTCGGCCCGGTGCTGGCCGAACGGGCCCGGCGGGTGCTGGCCGTCGCCGCCCGGCACGGCGCGCGGGACCTGGTGCTGGGCGCCTGGGGCTGCGGCGTGTTCCGCAACGACCCGGCGGAGGTGGCGGCCGCCTTCGGACAGGCCCTGGACGAGTGGGGCGGGGCCTTCGACCGGGTGGTGTTCGCGGTCTGGGACCGCAGCGAGCCCTCCGCGAACCGGACGGCCTTCGCGGCGCGCTTCGGGAGCTGA
- a CDS encoding DEAD/DEAH box helicase gives MSLVDDARFAMPANGSDAADTDSLDTDTLDAELAELTDADVDTDAELDADTAADADAEPTITFGDLGLHDDVVRALAKRGVTTPFPIQAATIPDALSGKDVLGRGRTGSGKTLSFGLPLLTRLAGGERTKAKHPRGLILVPTRELAMQVADALEPFGSVLGLRLKVVCGGTSMSNQIYALERGVDVLVATPGRLRDLINRGSAKMDEVEIAVLDEADQMADMGFLPEVTEILDLVPAGGQRLLFSATLENEIDTLVKRYLKNPVTHEVDPSAGAVTTMTHHILVVKPKDKAPITSAIAARKGRTIIFVRTQMGADRVAQQLVESGVKADALHGGMTQGARTRVLGDFKDGYLNVVVATDVAARGIHVDGIDLVLNVDPAGDHKDYLHRSGRTARAGRSGTVVTLVLPHQRRGVFRLMEDAGVDASRHILDHAFDAEVAKITGARSLVEVQAESASGIAGAAEREVAELTRELERAQRRANELREEADRLAARAARERADLGIEDEEPAAEADAETPVAAAVAVEAEQPVTEERAPAYREARSERPAYNNRDRGERGGFNRDDRGGRSFGGDRERGGFNRDDRGGRSFGGDRERGGFNRDDRGGRSFGGDRERGGFNRDDRGGRSFGGDRERGGFNRDDRGGRSFGGDRPARSFGDRDRGERGGFNRDDRGGRSFGGDRERGGFNRDDRGGRSFGDRDRGQAGGGSRPFARRDDHRSGGRPQGGGFNRDDRGGRSFGGDRERGGFNRDDRGGFNGGGDRKPRWKN, from the coding sequence ATGTCTCTCGTTGACGACGCCCGCTTCGCCATGCCCGCGAACGGGTCCGACGCCGCCGACACCGACTCCCTCGACACCGACACCCTGGACGCGGAGCTCGCCGAGCTCACCGACGCCGACGTCGACACCGACGCCGAGCTCGACGCGGACACCGCCGCCGACGCCGACGCCGAGCCCACCATCACCTTCGGTGACCTGGGCCTGCACGACGACGTGGTCCGGGCGCTCGCCAAGCGCGGCGTCACCACCCCGTTCCCGATCCAGGCCGCGACCATCCCGGACGCGCTGTCCGGCAAGGACGTGCTGGGCCGCGGCCGCACCGGCTCCGGCAAGACCCTGAGCTTCGGCCTGCCGCTGCTGACCCGCCTCGCCGGTGGCGAGCGCACCAAGGCCAAGCACCCGCGCGGCCTGATCCTGGTCCCGACCCGCGAGCTGGCCATGCAGGTCGCCGACGCGCTGGAGCCGTTCGGCTCGGTGCTCGGCCTGCGCCTGAAGGTGGTCTGCGGCGGTACCTCGATGTCGAACCAGATCTACGCGCTGGAGCGCGGCGTCGACGTCCTGGTCGCCACCCCCGGCCGCCTGCGCGACCTGATCAACCGCGGCTCCGCCAAGATGGACGAGGTCGAGATCGCCGTCCTCGACGAGGCCGACCAGATGGCCGACATGGGCTTCCTGCCCGAGGTCACCGAGATCCTCGACCTGGTGCCGGCCGGCGGCCAGCGCCTGCTGTTCTCCGCCACCCTGGAGAACGAGATCGACACCCTGGTCAAGCGCTACCTGAAGAACCCGGTCACCCACGAGGTCGACCCGTCGGCCGGTGCGGTCACCACCATGACCCACCACATCCTGGTCGTGAAGCCCAAGGACAAGGCGCCGATCACCAGCGCGATCGCCGCACGCAAGGGCCGCACCATCATCTTCGTCCGCACCCAGATGGGCGCGGACCGGGTCGCCCAGCAGCTGGTGGAGTCCGGCGTGAAGGCCGACGCGCTGCACGGCGGCATGACCCAGGGCGCCCGTACCCGCGTCCTCGGCGACTTCAAGGACGGCTACCTGAACGTGGTCGTCGCCACCGACGTCGCCGCCCGCGGCATCCACGTCGACGGCATCGACCTGGTGCTGAACGTCGACCCGGCCGGCGACCACAAGGACTACCTGCACCGCTCCGGCCGCACCGCCCGGGCCGGCCGCTCCGGCACCGTCGTCACCCTGGTGCTGCCGCACCAGCGCCGCGGCGTGTTCCGCCTGATGGAGGACGCGGGCGTGGACGCCTCGCGCCACATCCTCGACCACGCCTTCGACGCCGAGGTCGCCAAGATCACCGGCGCCCGCTCGCTGGTCGAGGTCCAGGCCGAGAGCGCGTCCGGCATCGCCGGTGCCGCCGAGCGCGAGGTCGCCGAGCTCACCCGTGAGCTGGAGCGCGCCCAGCGCCGCGCCAACGAGCTGCGCGAGGAGGCCGACCGCCTGGCCGCCCGCGCCGCCCGCGAGCGCGCCGACCTGGGCATCGAGGACGAGGAGCCGGCCGCCGAGGCCGACGCCGAGACCCCCGTCGCCGCCGCCGTGGCCGTCGAGGCCGAGCAGCCGGTGACCGAGGAGCGCGCCCCGGCCTACCGCGAGGCCCGCAGCGAGCGCCCGGCGTACAACAACCGGGACCGTGGCGAGCGCGGTGGCTTCAACCGTGACGACCGTGGTGGCCGTTCCTTCGGCGGTGACCGTGAGCGTGGTGGCTTCAACCGTGACGACCGTGGTGGCCGTTCCTTCGGTGGCGACCGTGAGCGCGGTGGCTTCAACCGTGACGACCGTGGTGGCCGCTCGTTCGGTGGCGACCGTGAGCGCGGTGGCTTCAACCGTGACGACCGTGGTGGCCGTTCCTTCGGCGGTGACCGTGAGCGCGGTGGCTTCAACCGTGACGACCGCGGCGGCCGCTCGTTCGGCGGCGACCGTCCGGCCCGCTCCTTCGGCGACCGGGACCGTGGCGAGCGCGGTGGCTTCAACCGTGACGACCGTGGTGGCCGTTCCTTCGGTGGCGACCGTGAGCGTGGCGGCTTCAACCGTGACGACCGCGGCGGCCGTTCCTTCGGCGACCGGGACCGCGGCCAGGCCGGTGGCGGCAGCCGTCCGTTCGCGCGGCGCGACGACCACCGCTCCGGTGGGCGCCCGCAGGGCGGTGGCTTCAACCGTGACGACCGTGGTGGCCGTTCCTTCGGTGGCGACCGTGAGCGTGGCGGCTTCAACCGCGACGACCGCGGCGGCTTCAACGGCGGCGGCGACCGCAAGCCGCGCTGGAAGAACTGA
- the crcB gene encoding fluoride efflux transporter CrcB — translation MNWLLVVVGAAVGAPLRYLTDRAVHSRVGFGFPWGTLTVNVCGCALLGLLTAVAPADVRLLLGTGLCGALTTYSTFSFETLKLAQNASRGAALANVGLSLGAGLAAAYAGAGIGHAVWG, via the coding sequence GTGAACTGGCTGCTGGTAGTGGTGGGCGCGGCGGTCGGCGCCCCGCTGCGGTACCTGACGGACCGGGCGGTGCACTCCCGGGTCGGCTTCGGGTTCCCGTGGGGCACGCTCACCGTCAACGTCTGCGGCTGCGCGCTGCTCGGCCTGCTCACGGCGGTCGCCCCGGCGGACGTCCGGCTACTGCTCGGGACGGGGCTGTGCGGGGCGCTCACCACGTACTCGACGTTCTCGTTCGAGACCCTGAAGCTGGCCCAGAACGCCTCCCGCGGGGCGGCGTTGGCGAACGTCGGGCTGTCGCTGGGCGCCGGGTTGGCGGCGGCGTACGCGGGGGCGGGGATCGGGCACGCGGTCTGGGGGTGA
- the crcB gene encoding fluoride efflux transporter CrcB, with amino-acid sequence MTTREPVLRGQGRVVAAVSAGGVLGASARYGAGLLWPTAKDAFPWTTLLVNTVGCAVIGVVLVALTEGRRRPHPLLRPFLATGILGGFTTFSTYAVDAQQLLDHGLPGKALLYLGGTLLAALAAVWGAASATRAVLLEREVAE; translated from the coding sequence ATGACGACGAGGGAGCCGGTGCTGCGCGGGCAGGGCCGGGTGGTGGCCGCGGTCTCCGCGGGCGGGGTGCTCGGGGCGAGCGCCCGGTACGGGGCCGGGCTGCTGTGGCCGACGGCGAAGGACGCGTTCCCGTGGACCACGCTGCTGGTCAACACCGTCGGCTGCGCGGTGATCGGGGTGGTGCTGGTGGCGCTCACCGAGGGGCGGCGCCGGCCGCACCCGCTGCTGCGGCCGTTCCTGGCCACCGGGATCCTCGGCGGGTTCACCACCTTCTCGACGTACGCGGTGGACGCGCAGCAGCTGCTCGACCACGGGCTGCCCGGCAAGGCGCTGCTCTACCTGGGCGGGACGCTGCTGGCTGCGCTGGCCGCGGTGTGGGGGGCCGCGAGCGCGACCCGGGCGGTGCTGCTGGAGCGGGAGGTGGCGGAGTGA
- a CDS encoding metallopeptidase family protein → MGHVEMTRDEFEALVSDALDQIPPKLAAMMDNVAVFVEDEPDPATPDLLGLYEGIPLTERGEWYAGVLPDRIMVYMGPTLRHCDTREQAVEEVRTTVIHEVAHHFGFDDDELHGLGWS, encoded by the coding sequence ATGGGGCACGTGGAGATGACCCGGGACGAGTTCGAGGCGCTGGTGTCCGACGCACTGGACCAGATTCCGCCGAAGCTGGCCGCGATGATGGACAACGTCGCGGTCTTCGTCGAGGACGAACCCGACCCCGCCACCCCCGACCTGCTCGGCCTCTACGAGGGCATCCCGCTCACCGAGCGCGGCGAGTGGTACGCCGGCGTCCTCCCCGACCGGATCATGGTCTACATGGGCCCGACCCTCCGCCACTGCGACACCCGCGAGCAGGCCGTCGAGGAAGTCCGCACCACCGTGATCCACGAGGTCGCCCACCACTTCGGCTTCGACGACGACGAACTCCACGGCCTCGGCTGGTCCTGA
- a CDS encoding Uma2 family endonuclease, translating to MNPEHFALLEEARRSLPDGFKVEISGDTIVMMVSPSGIHQRNLLLVRRQFDRHAPIDLLPSENTDLVSPHVGKSRNPDLTYLPSEALETSDNQVPSEFAVVAVELVSPSNPENDWVGKVRDYPLMGIPLYLLVDARQKTVTLFSRPDGTKYHRREDIEFGETLRIPEPFDFDLVTSDLLPH from the coding sequence ATGAACCCGGAGCACTTCGCACTCCTCGAAGAAGCCCGACGGAGCCTGCCCGACGGGTTCAAGGTGGAGATCTCGGGCGACACCATCGTCATGATGGTCAGCCCCTCGGGGATCCACCAGCGAAACCTGCTGCTGGTCCGCCGCCAGTTCGACAGGCACGCCCCCATCGATCTGCTGCCGAGCGAGAACACCGACCTGGTGTCACCCCACGTCGGCAAGAGCCGCAACCCGGACCTGACGTACCTTCCGAGCGAGGCGCTGGAAACGTCCGACAACCAGGTCCCGTCCGAGTTCGCCGTCGTCGCCGTCGAACTCGTCTCCCCCTCGAACCCGGAGAACGACTGGGTGGGGAAGGTGCGCGACTACCCGTTGATGGGCATCCCGCTGTACCTGCTGGTCGACGCCCGGCAGAAGACCGTCACCCTGTTCAGCCGGCCCGACGGTACGAAGTACCACCGCCGTGAGGACATCGAGTTCGGCGAGACGCTGCGGATCCCCGAGCCGTTCGACTTCGACCTGGTCACGAGCGACCTGCTGCCGCACTGA